A section of the Streptomyces xinghaiensis S187 genome encodes:
- a CDS encoding carbohydrate ABC transporter permease: protein MSALTGHPPRRAPRSILPWLATPALVVFVGFAVIPLVGVLALSFTTWDGIGTIRPSGLTSWRAVLTDPGLPHALWVTFAVMALSWAVQTPLSILLGVFLAGRQRYRAVLGVVYFVPLMLSSAAIAIAYKALLDPNFGLGAGLGIPLLSQDWLGRPGLALGVVVFVVSWQFIPFHTLIYQGGVQQIPKSLYEAAQLDGAGRIRQFFGITLPQLKYTIITSSTLMVVGSLTFFDLIFVLTAGGPGDATRVLALDMYKRGFQASLMGPASAIAVILVLVGLALALLLRRLGGRDAGASQLEGA from the coding sequence ATGAGCGCGCTCACCGGCCACCCGCCACGTCGCGCACCGCGCAGCATCCTGCCGTGGCTGGCGACGCCGGCGCTGGTGGTCTTCGTCGGCTTCGCCGTGATTCCGCTCGTCGGTGTCCTGGCGCTGAGCTTCACCACGTGGGACGGGATCGGCACCATCCGCCCGTCGGGGCTGACCAGCTGGCGCGCGGTGCTCACCGACCCCGGACTCCCGCACGCCCTCTGGGTGACGTTCGCGGTGATGGCCCTGTCCTGGGCCGTCCAGACGCCGCTGAGCATCCTGCTCGGCGTCTTCCTGGCGGGCCGGCAGCGCTACCGTGCGGTGCTGGGCGTGGTGTACTTCGTCCCCCTGATGCTCAGCTCCGCGGCCATCGCGATCGCGTACAAGGCCCTGCTGGACCCCAACTTCGGGCTCGGCGCCGGGCTGGGGATCCCGCTGCTCAGCCAGGACTGGCTGGGGCGCCCCGGGCTCGCCCTCGGGGTCGTCGTCTTCGTCGTCTCCTGGCAGTTCATCCCGTTCCACACCTTGATCTACCAGGGTGGTGTCCAGCAGATCCCGAAGTCCCTGTACGAGGCGGCGCAGCTGGACGGGGCCGGACGGATCCGGCAGTTCTTCGGCATCACGCTGCCCCAGCTGAAGTACACCATCATCACCTCGTCCACGCTGATGGTGGTCGGGTCGCTGACCTTCTTCGACCTCATCTTCGTCCTGACCGCGGGCGGCCCCGGCGACGCCACCCGGGTCCTCGCCCTGGACATGTACAAGCGGGGCTTCCAGGCCAGCCTGATGGGACCGGCCAGCGCCATCGCGGTCATCCTCGTCCTGGTGGGCCTGGCCCTCGCCCTGCTGCTGCGCCGGCTCGGCGGCCGGGACGCCGGCGCGAGCCAACTCGAGGGGGCCTGA
- a CDS encoding MFS transporter, producing MASSVGPEDRAAGARPRLVTRPLLLRFVTVIGSSASFFLLLSVVPAYAQSGPGGSSDKAGLATGVLMSATVVGELTAPWLAARCGYRLMLGAGLLLLGAPALALTMSQSMVWIAAVCCVRGLGFAFTLVAGGALTAPLIPPERRGEGLALIGVMAGVPSLVGLPLGSWLAAHTGYGPVCWVAALIALVSIAAVPGLPGREAVSGPPLGIFAGARSGTLGRPTVVFAVTAVGAGIVVTFLPLAVAPGHSGAVTAALFAQPAAATASRWFAGRHSDRRGAAGLVVPGLVVSASGILVVALTGVPVAVVAGAAVFGVGFGITQSATITLMYSRVPASGYGTVSALWNVAYDAGMGFGAVGFGAVAGFTGYPWAFVLTALLMLTALVPARWDQTAAREQRVTNSEDQAVTAEGQR from the coding sequence ATGGCCTCATCCGTCGGTCCTGAGGACCGTGCTGCCGGGGCGCGACCGCGTCTGGTGACCCGCCCGCTGCTGCTGCGCTTTGTGACGGTCATCGGTTCCTCGGCGAGCTTCTTTCTGCTGCTGTCGGTCGTCCCGGCGTACGCGCAAAGCGGGCCGGGCGGGAGCAGCGACAAGGCGGGCCTGGCCACCGGTGTGCTGATGTCGGCCACGGTGGTCGGCGAGCTGACGGCCCCATGGTTGGCTGCACGCTGTGGCTACCGCCTGATGCTGGGGGCGGGGTTGTTGTTGCTGGGCGCACCGGCACTGGCCCTGACGATGTCGCAGAGCATGGTGTGGATCGCCGCGGTGTGCTGTGTCCGGGGACTCGGGTTCGCGTTCACCCTGGTGGCGGGTGGGGCTCTGACGGCGCCGCTGATTCCGCCCGAACGCCGCGGGGAAGGGCTGGCCCTGATCGGCGTCATGGCCGGCGTGCCATCCCTGGTGGGCCTGCCGCTCGGGTCCTGGCTGGCAGCGCACACGGGGTACGGGCCCGTCTGCTGGGTGGCGGCACTGATCGCCCTGGTCTCCATCGCCGCCGTTCCGGGCCTGCCCGGCCGGGAAGCGGTATCGGGGCCGCCCCTGGGCATTTTCGCCGGGGCTCGTTCCGGCACGCTGGGCCGCCCCACGGTCGTGTTCGCGGTCACCGCGGTGGGCGCGGGGATCGTCGTCACCTTTCTGCCGCTCGCCGTGGCGCCGGGCCATTCCGGCGCGGTCACCGCGGCGCTCTTCGCGCAACCGGCCGCCGCGACCGCATCCCGCTGGTTCGCCGGCCGGCACTCCGACCGGCGCGGAGCCGCCGGGCTGGTCGTACCGGGGCTGGTCGTCTCAGCCTCCGGCATCCTCGTCGTTGCCCTCACGGGCGTCCCCGTCGCGGTCGTCGCGGGTGCGGCCGTATTCGGCGTCGGCTTCGGCATCACCCAGAGCGCGACCATCACGCTGATGTACTCCCGGGTCCCGGCCTCCGGGTACGGGACGGTGAGCGCCCTGTGGAATGTCGCCTACGACGCGGGTATGGGCTTCGGCGCGGTGGGCTTCGGCGCGGTGGCCGGCTTCACCGGCTACCCCTGGGCATTCGTCCTGACCGCGCTCCTGATGCTGACAGCTCTCGTCCCAGCCCGGTGGGACCAAACGGCGGCGCGCGAACAACGTGTGACGAACAGTGAGGATCAGGCGGTGACGGCGGAGGGGCAACGGTGA
- a CDS encoding SCO6745 family protein, which yields MKTARTAWRRLEPVHVMIYFVPEGRRRYADLGLSGRTGYFVSRSAALGRASAELVISTFYNFNPDFVRKAVDGAWDTATPQQVLDARHAAASEALRRAGIHELPALDEVLALTRRAAEAACEHAQGRALFAAHAALHWPEEPVLQLWHAQTLLREFRGDGHVACLLSEGVGGLESLVLHAATGEVPVDFLKGSRAWPEEEWAGTEESLRSRGLLDGDSLSPEGVRLRRHIEDRTDQLALPAYAALGEADCERLAELASPFGHAVVDAGLLKIG from the coding sequence ATGAAGACAGCGCGAACAGCCTGGCGCCGACTCGAACCCGTACACGTCATGATCTACTTCGTCCCCGAGGGACGGCGGCGGTACGCCGACCTCGGACTCAGCGGACGCACCGGGTACTTCGTATCCCGGAGCGCCGCCTTGGGCCGAGCATCCGCCGAGCTGGTCATCTCGACCTTCTACAACTTCAACCCCGATTTCGTACGGAAGGCAGTCGACGGGGCCTGGGACACGGCGACGCCGCAGCAGGTGCTGGACGCGCGGCACGCCGCCGCGAGCGAGGCCCTGCGACGGGCCGGGATCCACGAACTGCCCGCTCTGGACGAGGTCCTGGCGCTGACCCGCAGGGCCGCCGAGGCGGCCTGCGAACACGCCCAGGGCCGCGCGCTGTTCGCCGCGCATGCCGCTCTGCACTGGCCGGAGGAACCGGTGCTGCAGTTGTGGCACGCCCAGACCCTGCTCCGGGAGTTCCGTGGGGACGGCCATGTCGCGTGCCTGCTGAGCGAGGGCGTCGGGGGCCTGGAGTCCCTGGTTCTGCACGCCGCCACCGGCGAGGTTCCCGTCGACTTCCTCAAGGGAAGCCGCGCGTGGCCCGAGGAGGAGTGGGCCGGCACCGAGGAAAGCCTGCGCTCGCGGGGTCTTCTCGACGGCGACTCCCTCAGCCCGGAGGGCGTACGCCTGCGCCGGCACATCGAGGACCGCACCGACCAGCTGGCCCTTCCCGCCTACGCCGCCCTGGGTGAGGCCGACTGCGAACGCCTCGCCGAACTCGCGAGCCCCTTCGGCCACGCGGTCGTCGACGCCGGCCTCCTCAAGATCGGCTAA
- a CDS encoding extracellular solute-binding protein: MALSRRTLLALAAGVPVSAALTACGGSSGPGRSGGGATYWYLNGQPQETARAGAVDAFNKAHPDGQIKDTTFQNDAYKTKIKTAIGSGQAPTIIWGWGGGTLRTYAEAGQVEDLTSFFEEHSDVKEGLFPSSFGAATVDGKIYAMPCETVQPIILYYNRKVFDQVGVEPPESWDDIMALVPKFNAKGIAPFALGGQSRWTSMMWLEFLFDRIGGSEVFQAVIEGEKDAWSHPDAIKALTKAQELVEADGFIKGFSSITADSNADQALLYTGKAAMMLHGAWSYGIQQTDGGDFVSGGGLGYMTFPPVEGGKGDPSNTVGNPAQYLSISSKASAEQKKIAKDFFATGVLQEAEVKQWIDNGSVPIRLGTEKLLAASESADFLRFTYDIASKAEVFVQSWDQALSPTAAETLLDNIVKLFQLSISPERFARNLNAVIGK, from the coding sequence ATGGCGCTCTCCCGACGTACCCTTCTCGCCCTGGCCGCCGGCGTGCCGGTCTCCGCGGCGCTGACGGCCTGCGGCGGCTCGTCCGGACCCGGCCGGAGCGGTGGCGGGGCCACGTACTGGTACCTGAACGGCCAGCCGCAGGAAACGGCCAGAGCCGGCGCGGTGGACGCGTTCAACAAGGCCCACCCCGACGGGCAGATCAAGGACACCACCTTCCAGAACGACGCGTACAAGACGAAGATCAAGACCGCCATCGGTTCCGGGCAGGCGCCCACCATCATCTGGGGCTGGGGCGGCGGGACCCTGCGCACCTACGCGGAGGCGGGCCAGGTCGAGGACCTCACCTCGTTCTTCGAGGAGCACTCCGACGTCAAGGAGGGGCTGTTCCCGTCCTCGTTCGGCGCGGCGACGGTCGACGGCAAGATCTACGCGATGCCGTGCGAGACCGTGCAGCCGATCATCCTCTACTACAACAGGAAGGTCTTCGACCAGGTCGGCGTGGAACCGCCGGAGTCCTGGGACGACATCATGGCGCTGGTGCCCAAGTTCAACGCGAAGGGCATAGCACCGTTCGCCCTCGGTGGTCAGTCCCGGTGGACGAGCATGATGTGGCTGGAGTTCCTGTTCGACCGCATCGGCGGCTCCGAGGTCTTCCAGGCCGTCATCGAGGGCGAGAAGGACGCCTGGTCCCACCCCGACGCCATCAAGGCGCTGACCAAGGCGCAGGAGCTGGTCGAGGCCGACGGGTTCATCAAGGGCTTCTCCTCGATCACCGCGGACTCCAACGCCGACCAGGCACTGCTGTACACCGGCAAGGCCGCGATGATGCTGCACGGCGCCTGGTCGTACGGCATCCAGCAGACCGACGGCGGGGACTTCGTCTCCGGCGGCGGGCTGGGCTACATGACCTTCCCGCCCGTCGAGGGCGGCAAGGGCGATCCGAGCAACACGGTCGGCAACCCCGCCCAGTACCTGTCCATCTCCTCGAAGGCGAGCGCGGAGCAGAAGAAGATCGCCAAGGACTTCTTCGCCACCGGCGTCCTCCAGGAGGCCGAGGTGAAGCAGTGGATCGACAACGGGTCGGTCCCGATCCGACTGGGCACGGAGAAGCTGCTGGCCGCCTCCGAGAGCGCCGACTTCCTGCGGTTCACCTACGACATCGCCAGCAAGGCCGAGGTGTTCGTCCAGTCCTGGGACCAGGCGCTCAGCCCGACGGCCGCCGAGACCCTGCTGGACAACATCGTCAAGTTGTTCCAGCTGTCCATCTCTCCCGAGCGGTTCGCCCGCAACCTCAACGCGGTCATCGGGAAATGA
- a CDS encoding LacI family DNA-binding transcriptional regulator, whose translation MRANGRRTTLADIAQAAGVSVATVSKVVNGRGDVAPRTRARVQELLHQHDYLAPVFRHTEAVESPTIEVQFKGGLKSYVAETLEGIVDAAAELGASVVVSKASSAPHWARDLVSAGRRAVIAVTSVYTAAHLNELARSGLPLVVLDPLHLPDSRVHSVGATNFAGGLAATRYLLSLGHRRIAYLGGPAMAVCNQARMHGYRAALEAEGAQVPEAYVRPGEFTYETGLLGATELLGLDERPTAIFAGNDEIALGVIETARARGLRVPEDLSVVGFDDTSLARMASPPLTTVRQPLREMGGAALRTALRLAGGEKAESHHVELATELVVRASTAPPRGR comes from the coding sequence ATGCGAGCGAACGGCAGGCGCACCACGCTGGCGGACATCGCCCAGGCGGCCGGGGTCTCCGTCGCGACCGTGTCCAAGGTGGTCAACGGCCGCGGTGACGTGGCGCCGCGCACCCGCGCCCGGGTGCAGGAACTGCTCCACCAGCACGACTACCTCGCGCCCGTGTTCCGTCACACCGAGGCCGTCGAGAGCCCGACCATCGAGGTGCAGTTCAAGGGGGGCCTCAAGTCGTACGTGGCCGAGACCCTGGAGGGCATCGTCGACGCCGCGGCCGAACTGGGGGCCTCGGTGGTGGTCAGCAAGGCGTCCAGCGCCCCGCACTGGGCCCGGGACCTGGTCTCCGCCGGGCGCCGCGCCGTCATCGCGGTCACCAGCGTGTACACCGCGGCGCATCTGAACGAACTGGCCCGGTCCGGGCTGCCGCTGGTCGTGCTCGACCCGCTGCACCTGCCGGACAGCCGGGTCCACAGCGTCGGGGCGACCAACTTCGCGGGCGGCCTGGCCGCGACCCGGTACCTGCTCTCCCTCGGCCACCGCCGCATCGCCTATCTCGGCGGACCCGCCATGGCCGTGTGCAACCAGGCACGCATGCACGGCTACCGCGCCGCGCTGGAGGCGGAAGGCGCACAGGTGCCCGAGGCCTACGTCCGGCCCGGAGAATTCACCTACGAGACCGGGTTGCTCGGCGCCACGGAGCTCCTGGGCCTGGACGAGCGGCCGACGGCGATCTTCGCGGGCAACGACGAGATCGCCCTGGGCGTGATCGAGACCGCCCGCGCCCGGGGCCTGCGCGTCCCCGAGGACCTGAGCGTGGTCGGCTTCGACGACACCAGCCTGGCCCGGATGGCCTCACCACCGCTGACCACCGTGCGCCAGCCGCTGCGGGAGATGGGCGGTGCCGCCCTGCGCACCGCCCTCCGGCTGGCAGGCGGTGAGAAGGCCGAGTCCCACCACGTCGAACTCGCCACCGAACTCGTGGTACGCGCCTCCACGGCGCCGCCCCGGGGGCGGTAG